A portion of the Gossypium arboreum isolate Shixiya-1 chromosome 8, ASM2569848v2, whole genome shotgun sequence genome contains these proteins:
- the LOC108465546 gene encoding beta-amyrin 28-monooxygenase-like, which produces MEHFYITLLLLFVSFVTLSLFVLFYKHRSNYSADNLPPGRPGLPFVGETLEFLSTGWKGHPEKFIFDRMAKYSSQVFKTNILGEPAAVFCGVACNKFLFSNENKLVTAWWPSSVDKIFPSSLQTSSKEESKKMRKLLPQFLKPEALQRYIGIMDAIANEHFASQWENKEQVLVFPLAKRYTFWLACRLFLSIEDPHLVSKFEEPFHLLASGIISLPIDLPGTPFNRAIKASNFIRKELLKVIKERKVDLSEGKASPTQDILSHMLLTSDENGQFMTEVDIADKILGLLIGGHDTASAACTFIVKYLAELPHIYELVYKEQMEIAKSKSPGESLSWDDVQKMKYSWNVACEVLRLAPPLQGAFREAINDFIFNGFYIPKGWKLYWSANSTHRNPEYFSEPLKFDPTRFEGKGPAPYTFVPFGGGPRMCPGKEYARLEILVFMHNIVKRFKWKKLVADEKIIVDPMPMPAKGLPVLLYPYKS; this is translated from the exons ATGGAGCATTTCTATATCACCCTTTTGTTACTCTTTGTCTCCTTCGTAACTCTCTCCCTCTTCGTCCTTTTTTATAAACACCGCTCCAATTACTCCGCCGATAACCTCCCTCCCGGCCGGCCAGGTTTACCCTTCGTTGGCGAGACCCTCGAGTTTCTCTCCACTGGATGGAAAGGCCACCCGGAAAAGTTCATATTCGATCGCATGGCCAAATACTCTTCCCAAGTCTTCAAAACCAACATCCTCGGTGAACCAGCAGCCGTCTTCTGCGGTGTCGCCTGCAACAAGTTCTTGTTTTCGAACGAGAACAAGCTTGTTACCGCATGGTGGCCGAGTTCCGTCGACAAAATCTTCCCTTCTTCATTACAAACATCATCAAAAGAAGAATCAAAGAAAATGAGGAAGCTATTGCCTCAGTTCTTAAAACCAGAGGCTTTACAAAGGTATATCGGAATAATGGACGCCATTGCCAATGAACACTTTGCTTCTCAATGGGAAAATAAAGAACAAGTCCTTGTTTTTCCATTGGCTAAAAGATATACTTTCTGGTTAGCTtgtcggttgtttttaagtattgAAGATCCTCACCTTGTTTCAAAGTTTGAAGAACCGTTTCATTTATTGGCTTCGGGTATTATTTCACTCCCCATTGATCTTCCCGGAACGCCATTTAATCGAGCCATTAAAGCTTCGAACTTCATTCGGAAAGAGCTTTTAAAGGTTATCAAGGAACGAAAAGTTGATTTATCGGAAGGGAAAGCGTCGCCGACTCAAGATATATTGTCGCATATGTTGTTGACGAGTGATGAAAATGGACAGTTCATGACGGAAGTGGATATCGCCGATAAGATTCTTGGGTTGTTGATAGGTGGCCATGATACTGCCAGTGCCGCCTGCACTTTCATCGTCAAATATCTTGCTGAGCTTCCTCACATCTACGAGCTCGTTTACAAAG AACAAATGGAAATAGCAAAATCAAAATCCCCAGGTGAATCATTGAGTTGGGATGACGTTCAAAAGATGAAATATTCATGGAATGTTGCTTGTGAAGTGCTAAGACTTGCCCCACCACTACAAGGTGCTTTTAGGGAAGCCATAAATGACTTCATTTTCAATGGTTTCTATATTCCAAAGGGTTGGAAA TTATATTGGAGCGCAAACTCAACCCATAGAAACCCTGAATATTTTTCAGAACCGCTAAAATTCGATCCGACAAGGTTTGAAGGAAAAGGGCCAGCGCCCTACACGTTCGTTCCGTTCGGGGGTGGTCCTCGAATGTGCCCGGGCAAAGAATATGCTCGATTGGAAATACTTGTTTTCATGCATAATATTGTGAAAAGGTTTAAGTGGAAGAAATTAGTGGCTGATGAGAAGATAATTGTTGATCCCATGCCTATGCCAGCAAAAGGTCTTCCAGTTCTCCTTTATCCGTACAAatcttaa